A single window of Gossypium hirsutum isolate 1008001.06 chromosome A10, Gossypium_hirsutum_v2.1, whole genome shotgun sequence DNA harbors:
- the LOC107897333 gene encoding NAC domain-containing protein 35, with protein MAIPPAAIMSNDPNDNTNINVVDDRNNNNMSSSSNSKDEHEHDMVMPGFRFHPTEEELVEFYLRRKVEGKRFNVELITFLDLYRYDPWELPALAAIGEKEWFFYVPRDRKYRNGDRPNRVTTSGYWKATGADRMIRGENSRSIGLKKTLVFYSGKAPKGIRTSWIMNEYRLPHHETERYQKAEISLCRVYKRPGVEDHPSLPRCLPTRRSAESSRGQQSEKKYPQEAAQQAMERFQAFGGGQPQQMEIEKLTETDGSSSTSTSDVTTALGLSKQNLYRPMPPISTTPGLPSGMEGEGMFLNQSKQGCCSLLPNSTTLFPVGSSSVPSNVVDDLHRLVSYQQVALNQQQYYNTNHPHPHQQQHQPQSEFSTLPPQSQAQPQQLSLNVLPSALPSPTAFSDRLWEWNPIPEPNREYNNPFK; from the exons ATGGCAATACCACCGGCAGCCATCATGAGCAACGACCCCAACGATAATACCAACATTAACGTCGTCGACGACCGCAACAACAACAACATGAGCAGCAGCAGCAACAGCAAAGATGAACACGAACACGACATGGTCATGCCTGGTTTTCGATTCCATCCTACGGAGGAAGAACTTGTAGAGTTCTACCTTCGCCGTAAGGTTGAGGGCAAGCGCTTCAACGTGGAGCTCattacttttcttgatctatatcgCTATGACCCTTGGGAGCTTCCCG CCTTGGCAGCAATAGGAGAGAAAGAATGGTTCTTCTATGTGCCTAGAGACCGAAAGTACAGAAACGGGGATCGCCCTAATCGTGTTACGACATCCGGCTACTGGAAGGCAACGGGAGCTGACCGCATGATTCGAGGTGAGAACTCTCGATCAATTGGTCTCAAGAAAACCCTAGTCTTCTACTCCGGAAAAGCTCCCAAAGGTATCCGAACCAGTTGGATTATGAACGAGTATCGCTTGCCTCACCACGAAACTGAACGCTACCAAAAG GCCGAAATATCGCTTTGCCGTGTGTACAAGAGACCTGGAGTGGAAGATCACCCATCACTCCCCCGTTGCCTACCAACTAGGCGGTCAGCAGAGTCATCGAGAGGACAACAGTCAGAGAAGAAATACCCCCAAGAGGCAGCTCAACAAGCCATGGAAAGGTTTCAAGCTTTTGGAGGAGGACAACCACAACAAATGGAGATTGAAAAGTTAACTGAAACTGATGGAAGCAGCAGTACTAGTACTTCTGATGTCACAACAGCTCTCGGACTTTCCAAGCAGAACCTGTACCGTCCAATGCCTCCTATTAGCACAACACCTGGGTTGCCATCTGGAATGGAAGGGGAAGGAATGTTCTTAAATCAGTCAAAGCAAGGCTGCTGCTCTTTACTCCCCAATTCGACTACTCTCTTTCCAGTAGGTTCTTCTTCTGTTCCATCCAATGTTGTCGACGACCTCCACAGACTAGTAAGCTACCAACAAGTTGCATTGAACCAGCAGCAATACTACAATACGAATCATCCCCATCCCCATCAACAACAACATCAACCACAATCGGAGTTTTCTACGTTGCCCCCACAATCACAGGCACAACCGCAACAACTTTCCCTCAACGTGCTACCCAGCGCACTTCCAAGTCCAACGGCCTTCTCGGACCGGCTGTGGGAGTGGAACCCAATCCCTGAACCAAATAGGGAGTATAACAATCCTTTCAAGTAG